The genomic region TACCTGCAACACCCGAGAATCGCCCGCACCCTCGGGCCCTACGAAGTCCAAGGCGTTCTCTTCATCGTGTCCGACCGTGTGGAGGGCACCTCGATCAACACCCTGATCACCTACTCGCAGATGCGCGAACAACTCCTCTCCCCGGCGTTCTGCCTCTACGTGGGCGCAGAGGTTGCGGGCGCCCTGCACTACGCGCACACCTGCAAGGACGAGAACGGCGCCCTGCTGGGCATCGTTCATCGGGACTTGAACCCCGCCCGCATCTTCCTGGAGCCAGAGGGAGGGGTGATACTGACGGACTTCGCCCGTGCGCGCTCCCTGCTGCCGGGCCGAGTGGCATCGACGCTGCCGCGCCCTCATGGCGACGTGTTCTATTGCTCCCCCGAGGCGTTGCTATGCGAGGAGACGGATCCGCGCTCGGATCTGTTCTCACTGGGGCTGGTGCTGCTGGAACTGGCCACGTGGCGACACCTCTACAGCACTGCCACCGTGCGGCCCGATGACTTGGAGGAGGCGCTAACGGAGAAGGTAAAGGGGAAGGTTCTGGACGCGGCGATTACGGCCATGGAGGCAGACCTACCGGATCATGCGGACGACTGCATCCTGCGGGCCGCCACGTTCACCCGGGAAGAAGTGGACGAGATCACCCAACCGCTAGCGCATCCGCTGCGCTCCGTCGTTCGCAAGCTGATCCAGCGGGACCCGGAAGATCGCTATCAGTCGGCGGCTGAGGTGGAGGCCGATCTGCGGGCGGGCCTTGCTGCGCTGGGAGCCCCCTACGGAGCCAAGGCGGCGCTAGACGAGGTGCTGCTCTCTCTGGCGGGGGCCAGCATGAGCCGCAGCGTTCTCGGGCCCACGAGCGAGAGCCAGCTACCGCCCAACATGGTGACGGAACAGGACATCATCAACGAGCGGGACAGCACTCCCTAGCTACCCGCCGCGCCCTCTCTCACGCTCCCCGTAGGCTCTGCTTCGGCGTCGTGTCGAGGAGGGGAGCGGCTTGTCTTCGAGGTGGACGAGAGACATGCCCCCCTGTGCGCGTCTCCCTTTTGACCGTAGCCGTCCGCCGCTGGCCCCTTGGGTCCTTCACCCGTCCGACAGGACAAC from Hyalangium gracile harbors:
- a CDS encoding serine/threonine protein kinase, translated to MILFSHGDLSYEVDLSCPLVEELAQSRLGEMTVPAWERTEKKRLREVIVRSLPPSSSDDPETLERMRARLREEAHLATYLQHPRIARTLGPYEVQGVLFIVSDRVEGTSINTLITYSQMREQLLSPAFCLYVGAEVAGALHYAHTCKDENGALLGIVHRDLNPARIFLEPEGGVILTDFARARSLLPGRVASTLPRPHGDVFYCSPEALLCEETDPRSDLFSLGLVLLELATWRHLYSTATVRPDDLEEALTEKVKGKVLDAAITAMEADLPDHADDCILRAATFTREEVDEITQPLAHPLRSVVRKLIQRDPEDRYQSAAEVEADLRAGLAALGAPYGAKAALDEVLLSLAGASMSRSVLGPTSESQLPPNMVTEQDIINERDSTP